A segment of the Panacibacter ginsenosidivorans genome:
AGGTCATCTTACTTATTTGCGATCAGAATTCCAGGCACAGGTGCCGGATTGGATGCCTTTAAACAAAGACCTTGTTGTTATCTTATCAGGTATAGTTGAACTGGCATTAGGTTTAAGCATGATCTTCTGGAAAAAACAAAGCGTAAATGTGGGAATTGTTTTAGCTATATTTTACGTATTGATCTTTCCCGGAAATATAGCCCAATACATCAATCACACAAACGCTTTCGGACTTGATACTGATACAAAAAGATTCGTACGCTTATTCTTTCAACCGGTACTGATCATATGGGCATTATGGAGTACCGGCGCATTGAAAGCATTTGGCCGCAAATGATGATCCTGCTCTTCTTTATGGGCTACGCAGCTTTTTATCTATGCACTAAACTGCAGTAAAACTATTAAGCTGTGGTTGTGTCACTCACTTGTACACTTTTAACTTTAAGCAGCAAGTGTTTTGAATGAACAATTTATACCCTGCAAACTCCTTTATAAAATATCTATAAAGAAAAATAATGATTACCTCTCATTTTTTTCATTGCCGGTTACAAAATCAAATCCAGTTGTTACAAAAGAGCATAAGGGCATAACACCAGCAGGAATCTTTAAATTCTATAACTCCTAATCTACGTCATATTTTATCTGTTTCCTGTAGTATAATTTGCAGGGGACGATTTCATTATATCAACTGAAATAAAGAGTTGTCAAAAATTAAACTGGTTAATCATGAAAAAGATATTACACCTAACGATTGCTATCCTTATTAGCATATACTCCTTTGCTCAAAGTTATTCCCTTGACTGGGTGCGTACCGCAGACAGCTATCTTAAAAACGGTTCTATGATTGCCCGTGATAATGCAGATAATGTTATCGCTACTGGCTACACCACCAGTTCGTCTATCTACACACAGAAGTACGACAAGTTTGGCAACTTTAAATGGGAGCGATCTTCATCATCGGATATTCATAGTAACTATGAAAAAGGTATTTGGGTAAATACCGATGCACAAAATAATGTGTATGTAACCGGCTACCGTTATACCATCAGCACACAGCCACCTTATGAATTTCCAAACGCCATCATAGTTTTAAAGTATGATCCCGATGGTAATCTTTTATGGAAATTTGTTTTGCCCGGATCATTCGGGTTAACCCTTCCTTACAGCAGTTCTCCTTTAAAATTCAGAAGTGAAATTGATACAGGTGGAAATATATACGTTGGTACATCCGGAAATATTAGCGGCAATCCTGTTTCAGGATTTGTATTGGTAAAAATTAATCCGCAGGGTAATATGGTATGGAACAGAACGCACAACTTCAGTACGCAGCATGGCTTTAGTTCTATGCGTTTAAAAAAGAACCTGATCGTTTTAACAGGTTCATCAGAATTGTACAATCATAATGTATCGTCTGTTATGTACGATACTTCGGGTAATGAAAAATGGTATGCAACTACGTCAGAATATTTTGGAGGTAAAGATGTAGAACTGGACGATGCCGGCAACTCTTATATACTCACGGGCAATTATAATGAAGTAAGCCCAACAAGCGGGGCAGATATAGTGGTGCTGCAATACAACAGCAGCGGCAGCCAGATTAAAAGAAATAAATATGATTTTGGGGGTAGTGAATTTGCCTCAAAAATTTGTATTACCGGAACAAATGAATTAGGTATTATAAGTTACTACTCATCTGCCACCAATTTTTTCATAGACTGGCTGGTACTAAAAATAAATATGAGCGGTGCGTTGCAATGGAGCAAGGCATCGATCAACACTAGTCCATATGACGTATTCCCGGCATACCTCATTGGCAATAGTAAAGGTGAACTCTTTGTTACAGGAACCAAAGCAAGTGGCAATCAGTTCCCCGGTTATCTTGCAATTGGTACAAATAAATACCTGTCTGATGGCACTATTGCCTGGTCTGCATTGTACGATTCCACCGCAAGCAATGGATTGGCACTTACATCAGCAAGCGATGGCAGTTTATATGTATTGGGGTTAAGCTTTACCACCGTGATACATTATTTCGATCATACAGGAACAGGAACCTGTGGCATTACTGATACGGCAAGAGCTATTAACATTACCCGGAATGTAGCCGTAATTCAATATGCAAAAAATACAAATGCTTTTGTTTACCATATTCAATACAAAGCTTCCACTTCGCCGGTTTGGATAACTATTTCAACAGATAAAACAAGATTTAAATTAACAGGATTAACCCCCGGTACCACTTATGACTATCGTATAAAAGATGTTTGCAATAGCGGACCATCTGGTTATACATCAGTAAGACAATTTACTACATTGGGTAAAGGTTATTGTGCAACCGGTGGTGCAAATTCAACTGCCGACTGGATAGACCTTGTATGGCTGGGCTCTATACAAAGCGGCTCTGGAAATAACAACGGGTATGCAGACCTCACTTACCTCACAACCAAAGCTGCCCCTGGTGCAACTGTTAGCGGCTATCTCAGTGCATCTTATGGTGCGGGTACACACAATGAATTTTTTAGTGTTTGGATAGACTTCAATATTGACGGAGATTTTAATGATCCGGGAGAAAAAGTAATCGATACTTCCACCACTTCTATCGGGTGGATTGCTGTATCCTTTGTGGTACCCACAACCGCAAAACAAGGCACCACCCGCATGCGTGTAAGCATGAAAAATCTTTCAGCGCCACAACCATGCGGTTCTTATGCAGCAGGCGAAACAGAAGATTATGGTTTTGTAATACAGACTCCGCCGGCAACAATTGCAAACACTTTAATAGCAGCAGAAAATATTCAGAAAAAAACGGGGTCATTTATTATTACACCCAATCCTGCAAGTAACTATGTAAACATTCAACATGATCTTGATAATACGAAACCTGTTTACGTTACAGTTACTAATAGTAATGGTCAACAAGTAATATCAAAAATACTTTCAGGCAATACACTGGATGTTAGTAAACTCTCTAATGGTTTTTACATGGTTCAGTTAAGGCAGGGCAATACCACAAAGAGCAGCAAATTATTAATTCAACGATAACTGCTCATGAAGCAATAACCGGTTGAGATTTTTAACCGGTTATTGTTTTTGTACCCGGCTGCAAGTAATACTATTCGGCTTTACTTGCGTCGCACACTTGTACTGCAGTTTCATTGGGGAGCTTTAAAATACATCTGTAAAAAATATTTTGTAATAATTAAAATCAATGAATTTAATAAATACGAATGCATGATAAACAGTAATGAAATATTTAAAACATTACCAGGTCTGGATGAATCGTTGGTTACAGAAATTCAGCATGCTTCTGTTTTAAAACATATACCAAAAGATACAGAGATATTAAGAGAAGGGCAGTATGTAAAAGTAATACCGGTTGTACTGAAAGGGCTTATAAAAGTCTATACGCAACATAAAGACAAAGAACTGCTGCTTTATTATATAAGGCCGGAAGAAAGCTGTATTATGTCTTTTGCCGCATGTCTTAAAAATGAACCCAGCAAAGTATTTGCTATTACCGAAGATGATACAGATGCTTTGCTCTTACCCGTAAATAAAATTACAGGGTGGATAAAACAATACCCTTCTATCAATACGCTTTTTTTCAGGATGTATAATTTAAGGTACAGTGAACTGCTGGATACTATTCATCATTTGCTTTTTACAAAACTGGATGATAGATTATACCATTTTTTAAAAGAACGTTCAAAACTTACCTGTACTAACCCTTTAAAAATTTCGCACAAACAAATTGCAACAGAATTGGGCACTGCAAGAGAGGTAATAACACGTGTAATGAAAAGACTGGAACAGGAAGGCAAAGTAAAACAGCATGGCAACAGCATAGAAATATGTTAGTGGTGACAGAGGTCACCGCACAGGCAACAGTGCCTGAGTAACTTTATGTTATTAAATCATGAAACAAAAAATAATAAAATTTTTACTGGTATGCATCAGCTGTATTGTTATTGTTACCGGTATTGTTTTGTTGGTTCAATACTTCACTAAAAAATAAAAAAATACGTATGAAAAAGAACATGGGAAAATCAGACAGAATTATACGCGTACTTATTGCATTGGTCATTGGATTCCTTTATTACAATGGGACCATTGCAGGCACACTGGGTATTGTATTACTTGTACTGGCGGGAGTATTTATATTAACCAGCCTTGTAAGTTTTTGCCCGCTGTACAGCATTTTTGGAATCAACACATGTGGTATAAAAAGAAAAGCATAAACAGCTATGCTTTTGTATTTGCTTTTAGCCAGCATAATAGCAAATAAGGCGTTGCAGTGTGCGACGCAACGAAGCTGATTAAAGAAACAACTGCCGGGCTCAAAAAAATAATGTTTTAAATAATTGAGACCGCTATGAAAAAATTGATTACTTATCTGTTATGCAGCATTGCATTGATATCAAATGCACAGGTTGCAACAGAATGGGTTAACCAGCCACGTGGCAATGCCATTGCCACAGACGCATTCAACAATGTTTACAGTGTTGATTGGGAATACAATCCCGGTGGAGATATTACGCTTACCAAACGCAACACTGCAGGCAATATTCTATGGCAGGTGCCTTACGATAACACAGATTTTACAAGACATGAAGTAGCTACATGGGTTGAGACAGATAATCAAAATAATATTCTTGTAACGGGCACGGTAAGATCTGGTTATTCCAATCCTGTAAATGCTGCAAGTATATTGATGAAGTATGACCCTGCGGGTAATTTATTGTGGCGAAAAGTTTATGAGAGTTCTTTTGACGGATCTTATACAAAAAAATGCATAGTAGATGCAGCTAACAATATTTATGTATTGGGCATGGGCAGCGGTCCGCGGGGATACGTAACGAAAGTAAAGAAATTTGCACCTGATGGCAGTACATTGTGGACATACTACGACAGTGCCGGCATAGGTGCCCCGCTTAATTTTAAATTCACAGCAGATAATAAAATTGTTATTGCAGGCAGAGGCATTATCGGCAGTGTAAATGGTTATGCAAAAATTGATCTTGATGGAAATAATATCTGGAATTATGCAGGAGTGTTTAGCTTATATATAGGAGATGCCGCCGGTGATATCTTTGGCAACACATATGTTACACACCAGGATTATTCAGGAACCGGCAGGGGCGTAATAAAAAAACTTTCACCTACAGGAAGCGTAATATGGCAAACGCTATATGACATGGTAGGTTACCGCGTGGAAGTTGGTACAGATAATTTACCTGTTATTAGTGGTTACCCGAATGCAGGAAGTTTTGGCGCTGCTTTTATGAAGTTTGACAGCAACGGAAATGTGCAATGGCAAAATTTAGATGCCGATGGACCATCATACTCTTTACTGTTGCATGCACAAATGAAATTGGATGAAGCCAATAATGCTTACCTGGCTGCAGGCACATTATTTGAAATGGCAGTTTGTAAAGTGTATAGCAACGGTGCTTCTGCATGGACGCATACTGCTGCGGGAAGTTATGCTTATGCCATTGACATTGGTAACGATAATAACGTGTATGTGGTTGGTGGTAATACAGCAAAATTTGTGCAGTCTGATGTTTGCGCAACTCCTTCAGGTTTGAATGTTTCAAATATAAGCACGAACAAAGCAAGGCTAAACTGGTCTGCTGCAGGCGGTGCTTTTC
Coding sequences within it:
- a CDS encoding DoxX family protein; this encodes MLTNVPTTKLQNILRILLGAFMVFAAIGHLTYLRSEFQAQVPDWMPLNKDLVVILSGIVELALGLSMIFWKKQSVNVGIVLAIFYVLIFPGNIAQYINHTNAFGLDTDTKRFVRLFFQPVLIIWALWSTGALKAFGRK
- a CDS encoding GEVED domain-containing protein, with protein sequence MKKILHLTIAILISIYSFAQSYSLDWVRTADSYLKNGSMIARDNADNVIATGYTTSSSIYTQKYDKFGNFKWERSSSSDIHSNYEKGIWVNTDAQNNVYVTGYRYTISTQPPYEFPNAIIVLKYDPDGNLLWKFVLPGSFGLTLPYSSSPLKFRSEIDTGGNIYVGTSGNISGNPVSGFVLVKINPQGNMVWNRTHNFSTQHGFSSMRLKKNLIVLTGSSELYNHNVSSVMYDTSGNEKWYATTSEYFGGKDVELDDAGNSYILTGNYNEVSPTSGADIVVLQYNSSGSQIKRNKYDFGGSEFASKICITGTNELGIISYYSSATNFFIDWLVLKINMSGALQWSKASINTSPYDVFPAYLIGNSKGELFVTGTKASGNQFPGYLAIGTNKYLSDGTIAWSALYDSTASNGLALTSASDGSLYVLGLSFTTVIHYFDHTGTGTCGITDTARAINITRNVAVIQYAKNTNAFVYHIQYKASTSPVWITISTDKTRFKLTGLTPGTTYDYRIKDVCNSGPSGYTSVRQFTTLGKGYCATGGANSTADWIDLVWLGSIQSGSGNNNGYADLTYLTTKAAPGATVSGYLSASYGAGTHNEFFSVWIDFNIDGDFNDPGEKVIDTSTTSIGWIAVSFVVPTTAKQGTTRMRVSMKNLSAPQPCGSYAAGETEDYGFVIQTPPATIANTLIAAENIQKKTGSFIITPNPASNYVNIQHDLDNTKPVYVTVTNSNGQQVISKILSGNTLDVSKLSNGFYMVQLRQGNTTKSSKLLIQR
- a CDS encoding Crp/Fnr family transcriptional regulator translates to MINSNEIFKTLPGLDESLVTEIQHASVLKHIPKDTEILREGQYVKVIPVVLKGLIKVYTQHKDKELLLYYIRPEESCIMSFAACLKNEPSKVFAITEDDTDALLLPVNKITGWIKQYPSINTLFFRMYNLRYSELLDTIHHLLFTKLDDRLYHFLKERSKLTCTNPLKISHKQIATELGTAREVITRVMKRLEQEGKVKQHGNSIEIC
- a CDS encoding YgaP family membrane protein; translation: MKKNMGKSDRIIRVLIALVIGFLYYNGTIAGTLGIVLLVLAGVFILTSLVSFCPLYSIFGINTCGIKRKA
- a CDS encoding T9SS type A sorting domain-containing protein gives rise to the protein MKKLITYLLCSIALISNAQVATEWVNQPRGNAIATDAFNNVYSVDWEYNPGGDITLTKRNTAGNILWQVPYDNTDFTRHEVATWVETDNQNNILVTGTVRSGYSNPVNAASILMKYDPAGNLLWRKVYESSFDGSYTKKCIVDAANNIYVLGMGSGPRGYVTKVKKFAPDGSTLWTYYDSAGIGAPLNFKFTADNKIVIAGRGIIGSVNGYAKIDLDGNNIWNYAGVFSLYIGDAAGDIFGNTYVTHQDYSGTGRGVIKKLSPTGSVIWQTLYDMVGYRVEVGTDNLPVISGYPNAGSFGAAFMKFDSNGNVQWQNLDADGPSYSLLLHAQMKLDEANNAYLAAGTLFEMAVCKVYSNGASAWTHTAAGSYAYAIDIGNDNNVYVVGGNTAKFVQSDVCATPSGLNVSNISTNKARLNWSAAGGAFQYELWARPANTNRWKKIFVPAANNSFVARALTCGTTYEWKIRAICDSAGNNTSAFSATQNFTTAACAAVIAKTGSKIISENNAIIVYPNPVKAGGTIFIKNIQGNASFTLYTVAGRQVAKGSCTTGIIQLPENISAGIYIVEIDNRIITRQKIAVIK